Proteins from a genomic interval of Equus quagga isolate Etosha38 chromosome 13, UCLA_HA_Equagga_1.0, whole genome shotgun sequence:
- the LINGO4 gene encoding leucine-rich repeat and immunoglobulin-like domain-containing nogo receptor-interacting protein 4, producing MAAATAPKQAWPPWSLLLFLLLLPGGSSGGCPAVCDCTSQPRAVLCAYRQLEAVPGGLPLDTELLDLSGNRLWGLQQGMFSRLGLLRELDLSYNQLSTLEPGAFRGLQSLLTLRLQGNRLRIMGPGVFSGLSALMLLDLRLNQIVLFLDGAFGELGSLQQLEVGDNHLVFVAPGAFAGLAKLSTLTLERCNLSTVPGLALAHLPALVALRLRELDIGRLPGGALRGLGKLKELEIHHWPSLEALEPGSLLGLNLSSLAITRCNLSSVPFQALHHLSFLRVLDLSQNPISSIPARRLSPLVRLQELRLSGACLTSIAAHAFQGLTAFHLLDVADNALQTLEETAFPSPDKLVTLRLSGNPLTCDCRLLWLLRLRRRLDFGTSPPACAGPQHVQGKSLREFSDILPPGHFTCQPAMIRKSGPRWVVAEEGGHALFSCSGDGDPAPTVSWMRPQGAWLGRAGRVRVLEDGTLEIRSVQLQDRGAYVCVVSNVAGNDSLRTWLEVIQIEPPNGSFSDPNITMPGIPGPFFLDSRGIAMVLAVGFLPFLTSVTLCFGLIALWSKGKGRVKHHTTFDFVAPRPSGDKNSGGNRVTAKLF from the coding sequence ATGGCTGCGGCCACAGCTCCAAAGCAAGCCTGGCCCCCGTggtccctcctccttttcctgctcctcctgcctggagGGAGCAGTGGTGGCTGCCCTGCTGTGTGCGACTGCACCTCCCAGCCCCGGGCAGTGCTCTGCGCCTACCGGCAGCTGGAGGCTGTACCTGGGGGACTCCCGCTAGATACGGAACTCCTGGACCTGAGTGGGAATCGCCTGTGGGGGCTTCAGCAGGGAATGTTCTCCCGCCTGGGCCTGCTCCGGGAACTGGATCTCAGCTACAACCAGCTGTCCACCCTTGAGCCTGGGGCCTTTCGTGGCCTACAAAGCCTACTCACCCTGAGGCTGCAGGGCAATCGGCTGAGAATCATGGGGCCAGGGGTCTTCTCGGGCCTGTCTGCCCTCATGCTGCTGGACCTCCGCCTCAACCAGATTGTCCTCTTCCTCGATGGAGCTTTTGGGGAGCTGGGCAGCCTCCAGCAGCTGGAGGTTGGGGACAACCACCTGGTGTTTGTGGCTCCAGGAGCCTTTGCAGGGCTGGCCAAGCTGAGCACGCTCACTCTGGAGCGCTGCAACCTCAGCACGGTACCCGGCCTGGCCCTGGCTCATCTCCCGGCACTAGTGGCCCTAAGGCTTCGAGAACTGGATATTGGGAGACTACCGGGAGGGGCGCTACGGGGGCTGGGGAAGCTAAAGGAGCTGGAGATCCACCACTGGCCATCTCTGGAGGCCCTGGAGCCTGGGAGCCTGCTTGGGCTCAATCTCAGCAGCCTGGCCATCACTCGCTGCAATCTGAGCTCGGTGCCCTTTCAAGCGCTGCACCACCTGAGCTTCCTCAGGGTCCTGGATCTGTCTCAGAACCCCATTTCATCCATCCCAGCCCGAAGGCTCAGTCCCTTGGTGCGGCTCCAGGAACTACGTCTGTCGGGGGCATGCCTAACCTCCATCGCTGCCCATGCCTTCCAGGGCTTGACTGCCTTCCACCTCCTGGATGTGGCGGATAATGCCCTTCAGACACTAGAGGAAACAGCCTTCCCTTCTCCAGACAAACTGGTCACCCTGAGGCTGTCTGGCAACCCCCTGACCTGTGACTGCCGCCTCCTCTGGCTGCTCCGGCTCCGCCGCCGCCTGGACTTTGGCACGTCCCCCCCTGCCTGTGCTGGCCCGCAGCATGTCCAGGGGAAGAGCCTGAGGGAGTTTTCAGACATCTTACCTCCAGGGCACTTCACTTGCCAACCAGCCATGATCCGAAAGTCTGGGCCCCGCTGGGTTGTTGCAGAGGAGGGGGGGCATGCTCTTTTCTCCTGCTCTGGAGATGGAGACCCAGCCCCGACCGTCTCCTGGATGAGGCCTCAGGGGGCTTggctgggaagggctgggagagTAAGGGTTCTAGAGGACGGGACGCTGGAGATCCGCTCAGTGCAGCTACAGGATAGAGGGGCCTATGTCTGTGTGGTCAGCAATGTGGCTGGGAATGACTCCCTGAGGACCTGGCTGGAAGTGATCCAAATTGAACCACCAAATGGCTCTTTCTCTGACCCCAACATCACCATGCCAGGGatcccagggcctttcttcctagATAGCAGAGGCATAGCTATGGTGCTGGCAGttggcttcctccccttcctcaccTCAGTGACCCTCTGCTTTGGCCTCATTGCCCTCTGGAGCAAGGGCAAAGGCCGGGTCAAACATCACACGACCTTTGACTTTGTGGCACCTCGGCCTTCTGGGGATAAGAACTCTGGGGGTAACCGAGTCACTGCCAAGCTCTTCTGA